Proteins encoded by one window of Photobacterium toruni:
- a CDS encoding methyl-accepting chemotaxis protein, translating into MNIFKNISIVKKITASFVFIFFFVLCLFFVTNKQMQNIHHEVTRISTISIPGIMLVNDFKQNISDLRRKQFANILNGISKDNSGEIASFKTEVYVDNIEGILLKYSNIVYGDDDKLAYSELVNSWKKYKEQSYFLAKNSKNFKLESNALENSYGNFIDLERKANNLYDVNVKYTDNNSKQLSNKIDSAFYYSIISFSILSILLVIINILINRQIINPLISISKLVDEISKGNLSYKFDRKSILNDEFGKLADISLIMRDNLKNLIEEIRALVHQLTSSIDEVSTVSQQSSVGMQEQQNQVTLIAAAMEQMQISVAEVAGNTDHSSLSARDINNSVKESISEVAYTISQIETAATEIQKAGEIVNLLEKESININMVVDVIRSIADQTNLLALNAAIEAARAGEQGRGFAVVADEVRTLAGRTQDSTAEIISIIEKLQLSVNSAKDITQNSEKLINECVENSHQTGEAIKGIGLQVNGMSELSFQIANACNEQDSVTEALGENIENISNSSIDVANGAKYTAKSCSEIRQLSISLQNTMDKFQL; encoded by the coding sequence TTGAATATCTTTAAGAATATTTCAATTGTAAAAAAAATAACTGCCTCTTTTGTTTTTATCTTTTTTTTCGTTTTATGTTTGTTTTTCGTTACAAATAAGCAAATGCAAAATATACATCATGAAGTAACAAGAATATCAACTATATCTATACCTGGTATAATGCTTGTAAATGATTTTAAACAAAATATTTCCGATTTAAGACGAAAACAATTTGCCAACATACTTAATGGAATATCTAAAGATAATTCAGGAGAAATAGCCTCTTTTAAAACAGAGGTATATGTAGATAATATTGAAGGTATTTTGTTGAAATATAGTAATATTGTATATGGTGACGATGATAAACTAGCTTATAGTGAATTGGTTAATTCATGGAAAAAGTATAAAGAGCAAAGTTATTTTTTAGCTAAGAATAGTAAAAACTTTAAGTTAGAGAGTAATGCGTTAGAAAACTCATATGGAAATTTTATTGATCTAGAAAGAAAAGCAAATAACTTGTACGATGTGAACGTTAAGTATACAGATAATAATAGTAAACAGCTTTCAAATAAAATAGATAGTGCATTTTATTATTCTATAATTAGTTTTTCTATATTATCTATTTTATTAGTTATAATTAACATTTTAATCAATCGTCAAATAATCAATCCATTAATTTCAATATCAAAATTAGTAGACGAAATATCGAAGGGTAACCTTTCGTATAAATTTGATCGAAAGAGTATATTAAATGATGAGTTTGGGAAGTTAGCAGATATCTCTCTAATTATGAGAGATAATCTTAAAAATCTTATTGAAGAAATAAGAGCATTAGTTCATCAACTTACTTCCTCTATTGATGAGGTAAGTACTGTTTCTCAGCAATCATCCGTAGGCATGCAAGAACAACAAAATCAAGTTACATTAATTGCTGCCGCAATGGAACAAATGCAAATATCTGTTGCTGAGGTAGCTGGTAATACTGATCATTCATCATTATCAGCGCGTGATATTAATAATAGTGTAAAAGAAAGTATTAGCGAAGTTGCATATACAATATCACAAATAGAAACCGCTGCGACAGAAATACAGAAGGCTGGCGAAATTGTTAACCTCTTAGAAAAAGAATCAATAAATATTAATATGGTTGTTGATGTAATTCGAAGTATAGCGGATCAAACGAATCTATTAGCTTTAAATGCTGCAATTGAAGCTGCTAGAGCAGGAGAGCAAGGGCGTGGATTTGCTGTTGTTGCTGATGAAGTTCGTACGTTAGCGGGTAGAACTCAAGATTCAACTGCTGAGATTATTTCTATAATTGAAAAACTACAATTAAGTGTAAATTCAGCGAAAGATATTACACAGAACAGTGAAAAATTAATAAATGAATGTGTTGAAAATAGCCATCAAACAGGCGAGGCCATTAAAGGGATTGGATTACAAGTAAATGGAATGTCTGAACTTAGTTTTCAAATAGCAAACGCTTGTAATGAACAAGATTCTGTAACAGAGGCATTAGGCGAAAACATTGAAAATATTAGTAATTCATCGATAGATGTAGCTAATGGTGCAAAGTATACAGCGAAATCTTGTTCTGAAATTCGTCAATTATCTATAT